The sequence below is a genomic window from Desulfovibrio sp..
CAGACCGATTGTGACAAGCTTGAACTTTACCGTGCCCTCTACGCAAAATCTGGATGAAGCAGTCCACAGAAGTGGGCAAGCAGTGGAATAGATCGCCAGAAAAGTGATCATGCTGTAAAAATATGAGAGCGGCATCCATATCTGCTTGGCCAGAAAAAGGTTGGGAATCTGCAAACTATAAACACTGTCAATGTTCGCGGTCAGGGCGAACCCGATAACCAGGCACATGGATACAAGAATAATGGCGGCGAATACGCTGCCTCGTTGCAAGGTCATGTAGTCTACTTTTGTGCTCAACGTCGCAACGTAGCTCGCCAGCCATAATATGCAGAACCCGCCATATGAAATGCCAGAAAAGAGCCAGGTGTCAGCGGCTTTCAGCAGGGGCAGCTCGCTGGAGCTGATTCTGCTGAGGTTTTGCGGCAGGGATTCAATATGGCATATAAGCGATACAAGGCACACCGTCGAAACCATAACGACTTTTAAAACCCCAATGCGGGCCACAATGTTCACTATCGAATTCAACCCGATCGCTACGGTTCCTCCAGCGCATACCATAATAATAGTACCGCCAAAAATGATCGGAAGACCAAACTGTTCATTCAACGTAGAACTGCCGCCACCGACCATAACAATATACGACATGTAGCAAAACAAAACCGTAAACCAGTCAAATATCTTCCCAATAACTGGCCCACAGTAGAAGGCAAATACCTCGCTTCCTTTTTTGAAGTTACCGTGAAATCCAGCATATGCAAACCCGTAGTTTGCAATAATGATGATCAGCGCTGACACTCCAGCAACCAAAAACGCGTACAGGCCATATGGAGTAAAATACTGCAAAACTTCTTGCCCTGTTGATATTCCTGATCCAACAAGCAGGCCAATTATTGCGCCTGTCAACAGCAACGTTTGCTTTATACCAGTACGCTTATCCATTGTTTTTCCTTTTGTGGATTAATATTTTGCTTCTTATGTGGACAATTCTCCAATGTGGAAAAGACATGTTCAGGCTCATATTGGGTGATGAAGGCAACAGTCCGTAAAAATCCTCAACAGCCGCCCCATGCGCGGGTGAAAGCCACAATGGCCCGCCATGTTCGAAGTGGCCTCCGTGATCACTCGCGGATATCCCGCGAGAGACGCGGGAATTTTACCAGGGGCAGCAGAAAAAACGGCCGCGCTTCCAGAGCGTTTTTGCATTGAGAATACCCATTCTCAATGCTTCCAAGACGCCCGCAGCCGCCAGAGCAATTTCAAGCGGCAGCCGTTAGGCGACAAAGAAGCCTTACGGCTGGCGACAGCATCGCTAGTGAAATTGCTCTAGCCGCGTTCACTATCCAGTTCCGCCAACTGTCTGATGGCGCGATCCAGGCGGCTTTTATCAATGAATTCAATGTGCTGCCTGGTATTTTCATTGTCGATGACACCAAGCACTGTTGTTCTCTCCCGCGCTTTTTCCACGGCTATGAGACCATGTGAATCATATTTGCGTTTTGTCTTACGCAAAATGACGCTTCTAATTGGAGAACGAATAAGAGGAACATTGGGCGGAAGGGGGACGGATATGATTTCATGCCCGTTTTGCAAATGATCGCACAGGGCCTGATATATGGCCGTCAGACCTCCTGAGACGCGAACAATATCAAACCCGGGCAATTCACTGCCAATACTGCTGTTATTGGTAAGTATCACGTATTCCATATAGCCTCCCTACAGGCTCGCCCGGCATTTCACTCCCGGCAAAGCACCGCTTTTTCAATCCGCCATGGGCCTGTTTCCGGATATCGCCGTTTTTTTCTGACTGAGAGCCTTCCGCGACGTTTTCTGTGAAAACAGCGGCGGCGGCCCAAGGGGCCGCCGCCAGGTCAACACATACTATTCAAAGATGGTCTGCTCTTGGATTTCGGTCTGCATGGCGTCAAGCGCCTTCAATAACAGGTTGCGTCGCAGCGTATGATCAATTTCCGGCCCTTTGCGGGGGTCCCCCACGGGGTGAGGAATGGCCACGCCCGGCACGACTCTGTTGGTGCCCACAGTGAGCATGATGGGGACAATTGTCGCTATCTGCACCACAGGAATATTCGCCACACGTTCTATTTCACGCGTCATCGATGCACCGCATCGAGTGCACGTTCCTCACGTAGATGTGAGGATGGCCGCATCCACCTCCGCATTGCGCAGAATCTCGCCGATTTCCTGGCCGAACTTTTCAGCGTTGTTCACGCTGGTGCCCGTACCTGTGGTGGTATAGAAAAAATCGTGCAGCTTCTTGAACGCGCCTTCTTTTTCCAATTTGCGCAGTTCATCCACAGGCACGATGCAGTCCGGGTCTATGGCGGCCATGGCCCTGTCATATCCGCCATGGATGGATTCATAATTTTCCGGCGTGAGATCATTGATGCCAGCAATACTGTATGAGCCGAAACTGTCGGCGGACGACACGCGGATATGATCCGGATTGCCTACGGGCACCACGCCGCCGGAACTGATGATGGCGATGGTTGCGTTCTTTATGTCCCTGACAGGCAGTGCAGGCGGAATTTTCTTGAATACCGGCATTTCGTATTCGGTATGAAACTCCTCGCCTCTCAAACGGGCCAGCATCATATCGACAGCTCTGGCCGCGCCTGTCTTTTCCTTGAAAAAGCACTTGCGGATGCCCCGGGAGAAGTAGCCCTCTTCACGAGCCGGCCCCATGGGAATTTTTTTCACCAGCTTAAGGCCGAGTTCGGTCATGGCCGCAAGGTCTTTTCTCATGGAGCGGGCGCTTTCTGAACTGGGCACGACATAGCAACCCTTGCCGTAAAGCTCCAACCCGGGATTTTCCTTGAACATGCTCGTAACCGTGGGAATGCCTAATTTTTCTCCGGCTGCTGAAGCGATGTCGCCGCAGGCCACACCGTACCTGCCTGCGTTAAACGCAGGGCCGGCAATGAGCAGATCGGGCTTGAACGCTTCAATCAACGCAAGGCAGGTCGCGCGCGCTTCTTCAATATTTTCACCGTAGTATGAGTCACCGCAAATCACTGTGCCGACGATTTCGCCCTCGCCTCCGGCCTCCTTGAGCAAGCGGGTAATTTCAGATCCCGGGCCCACGGGGCTGGGGACGGACTCAGGCTTGTGGTCTGCCTTGTCTTCGCCACCCTTGCCCGCGTAAAACTGATTTATGTAATGCACTATTCTGTATTGCATCGTATCCTCCCTATATCCACTCGCAACTGTTGCGGCTGAATCCGATTTCGCAAGTGGAGGCAATGATGGCCTGCAGCTCGATGTACATAGAGCCGTCCGGGCGCAGGCTCTCAGCGGCGCCGCCGGAAAGATTGGCTATGGCCCGGGCGTCGCCGATAACTTTCTGCATGCTGGGCACTTCAAGCATTTCATTGACGTTGCCGGTCGATACAAAGGACACAAGTTCGGGGGTGGCGTCCGCAGTGCTCTGACTCTTGCCGTCGATGCCGGCGGCCTCGTCGGAAATGACAATGGCCACGATGCCCGCATCTTCATGCAGCTTGGCATTAAGGCAAAAATCCGTGTCAGGGTTGCCGTAGCCCTCTTCGGTGATGATCACCGCGTTAGCGCCGAGTTCCTTGGACAGGGTCAGGTTCATCATTGCCGCGCGCTGCTTACCCGCAAGAATGGTGCTTTCAACGGCAGGCACCATGCCAAGGAAGTTGATTTCCTTGCCGTGCCGCGCATACAGCTCGGTGACTACCGGGTTGTGAACATGATGATAGGTGGTATTTTTGTCGCACGCGGACACGCAGTTGCCGGACACCACGGCACCGTCCAGGACTTCGTTGGGATGCAGCAGGGTCGGCAGGGAGGGGCGCAAATCCGAGGCATACACGTACGTGTCATGAAGCAGGCCTTGCGTGATGGACATGCATATATACAGGACCTTGGGCAAGTCGGGATATTTGGCGCTCTCTTCAACCACAGAGTGCTTTTCATACACTTCTATGGAGTCAGCCTTTGTGCCCAGGCACTCCTTGGCCAGGTATACGCTGAGCCGCAGCCCGGTTTTACGAAGGGCCTCTTCATATTCGTGCGGGTCAATGCCTTCCACGGGTTCAACATTCATGACAATGTTGATGGTTTTCGAAAACGGCGTGTACTCCGCCACAGGGCCGGACATATCAATCATACCTTCCTGAAAGGCCACGATAGGACCGCAAGTCACTACCGCTGCGCCGTCAAGCACCAGGGTAGCGCCTTCTCCCGCTCTGGACATGGGTGCGCAATAGCCCGGAAAATACCCGTTGCCGTCCATCTTCACGCGCGGCTCGATCACGTCCTTCACAGGGATGATGCGCACGCTTTCTCCCGGCCGGGCGATGTCCAGCTCGGCCGTGACGAACTGACTCTCCTGCAGCACAACAGCAAGGGCCTCTTCCTTATTTACATAGAGCACCCCACCGTCCGCATGGGTCTTGTCGCCCCATTGCGCGTCTTTGACGGCGATCTTGTGCAGTTCCAGTTTCATCTGGTTCCTCCATTTGCGGTTACAGAACACGACATACGATCACGATCTCAGCGTTCTCTCGCCCTCCTTATCCGCCGGTGAACGGTGAGCGTGAAAAAGGCGCGAGGCAAAGCCCCGGCATCAGTCACGCGACTAGACCCCAAAAAACGGCATGACCGTGTGGCGCACCACGCGGTCATGCCGTTTTTTGGGGTAGCTGCTGAACATATGTTCTGCCCGAAAAGACAACGGGCATTCGTACTATTTCCGCCCCAGGGCGTTCTCAAAAAGAGGGAGAGGGTAAGGTTTTGACGGAGTGCGTCCCCCGGACGCGCACGCTCTGTGACTCAGGAATGCGAGGATGGCTCTGTGCTGCTCCAGAGATGGACAAGAGGGGCGAAAAGCCGCGTACGCACATGGCATGTGTTGCTGGAAAGCGCCCGGTAGCCGGGTATATAAAGTGCTGGCTTACGCATGGGATTTTCCTGGTAGCTGCAAGTGTATCTGTGCCTGTGAAAAGAAGAGCAAACAGCATGCCAGAAAAAATCCCCCCGCTGAAAAAAAATAGAGACTGTTTTTCCAGAGCAATTTCACTTTGAAATTGCTCTGGCGGCTGCGTGAACAGATGCCCGCTGTGGCGGCACAAGCGCAATGTATTTGCGCTGTTACGCGCCGAAGCGGGCGTCTTGGAAACATTGAGAATGGATATTCTCAATGCGAAAATGTTATAGTGTGTTAACCAGGTGAAGATACCATACGGGCCTACGCATTTTTCAATCACACAATATTTTTTCTGTTTACAAAAAATACTGTGTGCTTGAAAAAATTTGTGAACATCGGCTGTGGCGCTTGCCGTCATTGCAGCACATGACTGAAGCGCGGCAGGGGGCAGGGGGAAGAGGGGGGACGAAAAAGCGGGAACGCGGGAAGGTGGGAAGAGCACTGCTCGATAGGGCGCCTTTCCTGGGCAACTTTCGGCCTGACAGTTTCGCGCTCACGGGGAAGGCCCGACGGGCCGACAGACGCCGCGCCGCAAGATGGTGGCTGCGACATCGCCGCTAATACCCCGTCATTATTGCGCTGTTCACATGTGCGTGGCGTTTTGCCCTTTTGCGAACATATACGTAAAAATCAACCTGAATTAATACTGTTTTGGCAGAAAGGCCTGCCTGCTGATTGCGTATTTCTTGATTTTATAATGCAAAAGCTGCGGAGATATTCCCAAAAGTCGAGCGGCCATGGCAACATTGCCCGCCGAGGTTGCAAGGGCTTTCTTGATGGCGGTCTCTTCAATGTCCATGGTTTGTCGCGGCAGGCTTGAACCGGCTTCACGCGCCGTATCGGTCGTCACGGTTGCGGTCATCTGAGGACGTGTTGTGGAAGGAGCGGAGGCGCAAGGTTCCGCGAACGAGGGCGGCCGTTCTAAAGGCGCGGCGCGACCGGAACCGGGCGCCGTTTCACGGGCAGCGCCCTGGACTGCCAGCCATGGCGTTGTGGCTGACAGTGGCGGCGATGAAGAGGCGAACTCCGGCACAGCATTATAAAGGTGCCATGATTCAAGATTATCACCAGGGTCAACCAGAACCAGGCTGGCCTCTATGACATGCTCCAGTTCGCGTACATTTCCGGGCCAATTGTGGGCGTAGAGTACGGACATGGCCTCTGGAGTGACCAGGGGTTGGGGCACCCCCAGCCTGCCGCTGTGAAACCGCATAAAATGCTGCACCAAAGGGTGAATATCTTCCATCCGGAAGCGAAGAGGAGGAATCATGATTTTGACCACGCCAAGCCGATAATAAAAATCCTGGCGCAAGTGGCCATCTTCAATAAGAGCCGTGGGATTTTTACAGACGGAACTGATGATGCGCACGTCTATGGGGCGCTCATGCTCTTCACCTACCCGGCGTACCATGCGCTCCTGGAGAACCCGGAGCAGTTTGTTCTGTAAGGACACAGGCATTGAATCGACTTCATCAAGATACAGGGTGCCTCCATTCGTGGCTTCAAACAGGCCAACCCGGTTCACGGCGCCGGTAAACGCGCCCTTGACGGTGCCAAAAAGGATGCCCTCAAGCAGCGTTTCCGGCACGGCTGAACAGTTTATGGCCGTGTAGGGCTTTGCCTGGCGTGGGCTTGCGTAATGTATGGCTTGGGCGAATATCTCCTTGCCCACGCCGGTTTCGCCTATCAGCATGACAGAAGAAGACTTGGTGGAAACCTTCTTTGCCAGCGAAGCGACCTCCAGCAGCGCGTGGCTTTCGCCGATCAGGGATTCAAATGTATAATGCCTTTTTTCTTGTTCCTTCCTGCAATCAGGGGCATTCCCCATCCCATCCGTTGCCTCGGGGGCCCATCCTTCTGACTGCAGGCCGATACAGGGGTACCTCTGGATAAAGCAGATCGCCCCCAGAAGGACGCCGTTGTTCCACAGCGGATAAATACTGTTGGAAGAATTAACCAGTTTGCCGCGTCGGGTACGATACAAATGCACACTGTCGAAAATCGGAGAGCCGGTGTGAAGCGCCCGCATGGTAGGACTGTCCTCGGGCGTGAAGCGATAAACGTCGCATATCTGCTTACCGAGCGCGTCCTGCGGCGAAAGTCCGTCAATTCGTGCCTGGGCATCATTATAGTAAATGATAACACCATCTTCCCGAACAATGGTAACCCCAATCAAATTGACGTCAAAAATCAGGCGAAAAAAGTCCAAAAGCTGTGAAAGATCGGTGCACCCCTTCAAAATGGTATCCAGCATGGCCGCCTCGTGGGATGTTTCGGACGAAGTTGCACAGGAAGCACATTGGCATTTTTTGTTTATATAAAAATTTTTGTGTGTTTAGTCAAAAAACTGTGTTGTCAAAAAATATTCATAAGAATTTTGCCGACTGCAATTGCGCCTGACGCGCTGCTTTTTCATTTTTCCATCCCTGCATGCGTACAGGCACACATTTTGCTCTCATCAACATACGACACGATCATATACTCCTCAGCATGCGCACCCCGCCTATCTGGCGGTGGCCTGTACGCCATTGCGCACTCTCCCACCCTTTTGCCGTCCGTGTGCGGTGGTAAAGCGTGTGTTGCGGTCATCGCCGCACACGCCCTCACCATGTTACCGAACACGAGGATCTTTTCATGGAAAAACGTGAACTGGTCATCATCGGCGCAGGCCCGGCGGGGCTTTCCGCCGCCATCTACGGCAAGCGCGCCGGTCTTGACACTCTTGTGCTGGAAAAAGGCCGCCCCGGCGGGCAGATACTGACCACCAGCAGGGTGGAAAACTATCCCGGCATCATCGACGGCACGGGTACGGGTCTGGCCGACGCCTTTCGCGCCCATGCGGAATTTTTCAAGGCCGAGTTCCGTTCGGCTTCGGTGCAGAAGCTCGAAGTGCGCGGCGACCAGAAGATCATAACTCTCAAGGACGGCAGCGAAATCGCCGCCGGGGCCGTCATCGTGGCCACCGGGGCCTATTTTCGCAAGCAGGGCTGCCCCGGCGAAAAGAAATATACGGGCATGGGCGTTTCCTACTGCGCCGTGTGCGACGCCGCCTTTTTTGAAGACCTTGAAGTAGCCGTCATTGGCGGGGGCAACACCGCCGTTGAAGAAGCCTGCTACCTCACGGGCTTTGCCTCCAAGGTCTACATTGTCCACCGCCGCGACGAGTTCCGGGCCGACAGGCTGGTGGTGGAACACGCCATGGCCAACCCCAAGATCGTGCCCGTCATGGACAGCGTGCTGGAATCCATTGAAGGCAGCGACATGGTGGAAAAAATCGTGGTGCGCAATGTGAAAACCGAAGAAAAACGCGAAATTCCGCTGAGCGGCGTGTTCATCTTCATTGGCACCCTGCCCAATGCCGAATACCTGCACGGCCTGCTGCAAACCGACCCCGCTGGCTGGATCATTACCGACAGCAAGTTGCAGACCTCGGTACCCGGCATCTTTGCCACTGGCGACGTGCGCGACACCTCGCTGCGGCAGGTGGTGACGGCGGCGGGCGACGGGGCGCGGGCCGCCATGGCGGCATACGCGTATCTACAACACTAAGGGCGCAGGAGGATAGCGACATGACAACTGTTGGCATCAAGGCAGCCGCATACTGCCTGAACTTCGCGCCGGAACTGGCCCTGCACTATGGCGGCACTCCCGCCCAGGAACGCCGTTCCAAGCCCGATTCGGAATTTCTGCGTGAACTGCCCAAGCAC
It includes:
- a CDS encoding glycine/sarcosine/betaine reductase component B subunit; the encoded protein is MKLELHKIAVKDAQWGDKTHADGGVLYVNKEEALAVVLQESQFVTAELDIARPGESVRIIPVKDVIEPRVKMDGNGYFPGYCAPMSRAGEGATLVLDGAAVVTCGPIVAFQEGMIDMSGPVAEYTPFSKTINIVMNVEPVEGIDPHEYEEALRKTGLRLSVYLAKECLGTKADSIEVYEKHSVVEESAKYPDLPKVLYICMSITQGLLHDTYVYASDLRPSLPTLLHPNEVLDGAVVSGNCVSACDKNTTYHHVHNPVVTELYARHGKEINFLGMVPAVESTILAGKQRAAMMNLTLSKELGANAVIITEEGYGNPDTDFCLNAKLHEDAGIVAIVISDEAAGIDGKSQSTADATPELVSFVSTGNVNEMLEVPSMQKVIGDARAIANLSGGAAESLRPDGSMYIELQAIIASTCEIGFSRNSCEWI
- the trxB gene encoding thioredoxin-disulfide reductase → MEKRELVIIGAGPAGLSAAIYGKRAGLDTLVLEKGRPGGQILTTSRVENYPGIIDGTGTGLADAFRAHAEFFKAEFRSASVQKLEVRGDQKIITLKDGSEIAAGAVIVATGAYFRKQGCPGEKKYTGMGVSYCAVCDAAFFEDLEVAVIGGGNTAVEEACYLTGFASKVYIVHRRDEFRADRLVVEHAMANPKIVPVMDSVLESIEGSDMVEKIVVRNVKTEEKREIPLSGVFIFIGTLPNAEYLHGLLQTDPAGWIITDSKLQTSVPGIFATGDVRDTSLRQVVTAAGDGARAAMAAYAYLQH
- a CDS encoding glycine/betaine/sarcosine/D-proline family reductase selenoprotein B, with the translated sequence MQYRIVHYINQFYAGKGGEDKADHKPESVPSPVGPGSEITRLLKEAGGEGEIVGTVICGDSYYGENIEEARATCLALIEAFKPDLLIAGPAFNAGRYGVACGDIASAAGEKLGIPTVTSMFKENPGLELYGKGCYVVPSSESARSMRKDLAAMTELGLKLVKKIPMGPAREEGYFSRGIRKCFFKEKTGAARAVDMMLARLRGEEFHTEYEMPVFKKIPPALPVRDIKNATIAIISSGGVVPVGNPDHIRVSSADSFGSYSIAGINDLTPENYESIHGGYDRAMAAIDPDCIVPVDELRKLEKEGAFKKLHDFFYTTTGTGTSVNNAEKFGQEIGEILRNAEVDAAILTSTUGTCTRCGASMTREIERVANIPVVQIATIVPIMLTVGTNRVVPGVAIPHPVGDPRKGPEIDHTLRRNLLLKALDAMQTEIQEQTIFE
- a CDS encoding sigma-54 interaction domain-containing protein, with protein sequence MLDTILKGCTDLSQLLDFFRLIFDVNLIGVTIVREDGVIIYYNDAQARIDGLSPQDALGKQICDVYRFTPEDSPTMRALHTGSPIFDSVHLYRTRRGKLVNSSNSIYPLWNNGVLLGAICFIQRYPCIGLQSEGWAPEATDGMGNAPDCRKEQEKRHYTFESLIGESHALLEVASLAKKVSTKSSSVMLIGETGVGKEIFAQAIHYASPRQAKPYTAINCSAVPETLLEGILFGTVKGAFTGAVNRVGLFEATNGGTLYLDEVDSMPVSLQNKLLRVLQERMVRRVGEEHERPIDVRIISSVCKNPTALIEDGHLRQDFYYRLGVVKIMIPPLRFRMEDIHPLVQHFMRFHSGRLGVPQPLVTPEAMSVLYAHNWPGNVRELEHVIEASLVLVDPGDNLESWHLYNAVPEFASSSPPLSATTPWLAVQGAARETAPGSGRAAPLERPPSFAEPCASAPSTTRPQMTATVTTDTAREAGSSLPRQTMDIEETAIKKALATSAGNVAMAARLLGISPQLLHYKIKKYAISRQAFLPKQY